One Bacteroidales bacterium DNA segment encodes these proteins:
- a CDS encoding DoxX family protein — MPTKFDTFIRNEDTGKLLLRISVGMLLLPHGLHKLIHGLDPIKLLLSSSGLPEFIAYGVPVGEVIAPLLLVLGLWSRIAGVIVIFTMLMTFFLALGLSAFSFGITGGLKGELNLLFLLASAAICFLGSGQYSVSGGKGRWD, encoded by the coding sequence ATGCCTACTAAATTTGATACTTTTATTAGAAATGAAGATACAGGAAAGTTATTACTTCGTATATCTGTCGGTATGCTTCTGTTACCACATGGCTTGCATAAACTGATCCACGGTCTTGATCCGATTAAATTACTGCTGTCATCAAGCGGCTTACCTGAATTTATTGCTTATGGTGTTCCTGTGGGAGAGGTGATTGCTCCACTTTTGTTGGTACTTGGCCTCTGGTCCAGAATTGCAGGAGTAATCGTCATTTTCACCATGTTAATGACATTCTTTTTGGCACTAGGTCTTTCTGCATTTTCATTTGGGATCACCGGCGGCCTTAAAGGTGAATTAAACTTATTATTCCTGTTAGCTTCTGCTGCAATTTGCTTTTTGGGCTCGGGCCAATACAGTGTTTCCGGGGGAAAAGGACGTTGGGACTAA
- a CDS encoding DUF721 domain-containing protein, producing MKRTNTILLKDLLDEIIEEYQLDGKINETRIISAWSEILGPLAKSTENIYYRNQVLFVHLTSSVIRNELLMRRSEIIRLLNEKLGKKLVTDIILR from the coding sequence GTGAAACGTACAAATACCATATTGCTAAAGGATCTTCTGGATGAAATCATCGAAGAATATCAACTGGATGGAAAGATAAATGAAACAAGGATCATTTCCGCCTGGTCTGAGATATTGGGTCCTTTGGCAAAATCAACAGAAAATATTTATTACAGGAATCAGGTATTATTTGTCCATCTTACCTCATCCGTTATCCGAAATGAACTTCTCATGAGACGTTCGGAAATCATCAGGTTATTGAATGAAAAGCTCGGTAAAAAGCTGGTTACTGACATTATTCTAAGATAA
- a CDS encoding pentapeptide repeat-containing protein: protein MYRLVLLIVSAFICFSCNGADKKEIKASEILKLIKKDKPVHVVNKIIVNDLDFTVNSTPFIVNANSLQNEISSNIFFSNCIFMGKVTANGKQGTLPVSTCFRNNLVFTDCDFRGEVDFEKTIVFGMVNFSKSVFGENANFNSMSVWSKDSYFSEVKAEKSFSMIYASFYGNVYFLDARFEDKASFQESSFKGKLNFNNSIFLQGVGFDLMEVCGAAFFNYAVFENNVDFSFSRFLYTTEFINPTLKGKANFEKTFFLNTVRFEGIDTDRLILTETFYGNKTH, encoded by the coding sequence ATGTATCGACTGGTATTACTTATCGTATCTGCTTTTATCTGTTTTTCCTGCAATGGGGCGGATAAAAAAGAGATAAAGGCTTCTGAAATATTAAAACTTATAAAGAAAGATAAACCTGTTCATGTGGTGAACAAGATCATTGTAAATGATTTGGATTTTACGGTGAACAGTACTCCCTTCATTGTGAATGCCAATTCACTTCAAAACGAGATATCTTCCAATATCTTTTTCAGTAACTGTATTTTTATGGGTAAAGTTACGGCGAATGGAAAACAGGGAACTTTACCTGTCAGCACATGTTTTAGAAATAACCTGGTATTTACGGATTGTGATTTCAGGGGAGAAGTCGATTTTGAAAAAACTATTGTCTTCGGCATGGTTAATTTCAGCAAGTCTGTTTTCGGGGAGAATGCGAATTTTAACAGCATGTCTGTTTGGTCCAAGGATAGCTATTTCTCGGAAGTAAAAGCAGAAAAGTCATTCTCTATGATCTATGCCTCTTTTTATGGGAATGTTTATTTTCTGGATGCCCGGTTTGAGGATAAAGCATCATTCCAGGAATCGTCCTTTAAAGGGAAACTGAATTTTAACAACAGTATTTTTCTTCAGGGAGTCGGCTTTGACCTGATGGAAGTGTGCGGGGCTGCTTTTTTCAATTATGCGGTTTTTGAAAATAATGTTGATTTTTCCTTTTCCAGATTTTTATATACCACAGAATTTATTAACCCTACACTTAAAGGAAAAGCTAATTTTGAAAAAACATTTTTTTTGAATACTGTCCGTTTCGAAGGGATCGATACGGATCGCCTGATTTTAACAGAAACATTTTACGGAAATAAAACCCATTAA
- a CDS encoding O-acetylhomoserine aminocarboxypropyltransferase/cysteine synthase — translation MNKKFSPETLCVQAGWKPKKGEPRVLPIYQSTTFKYDNSEQMARLFDLEESGYFYTRLQNPTNDFVAAKITELEGGVAGMLTSSGQAASFYSVFNICEAGDHFISASAIYGGTFNLFSVTMQKLGIEVTFINQDADEAEIAKAFRPNTKLVFAETIANPVLKVLDIEKFARIAHSHQVPLIIDNTFATPINCRPFEFGADIVIHSTTKYMDGHATSVGGCIIDSGNFDWEAHKDKYPGLTEPDPSYHGLAYSKAFGKGAYITKATSQLMRDLGSIQSPQNAFLLNLGLETLHLRVPRHCENAQKVAEFLEKNDQVAWVNYSGLPSNKYHELAQKQFRNGQSCGVVTFGLKGGRDVSIRFMDHLKLAAIVTHVADARTCVLHPASHTHRQLSDEQLIAAGVQPDLIRFSVGIENADDIIADIEQALSH, via the coding sequence ATGAACAAAAAATTTAGTCCGGAAACACTCTGTGTGCAGGCAGGGTGGAAACCAAAGAAAGGTGAACCAAGAGTCCTGCCTATTTATCAGAGTACTACTTTCAAGTATGACAACAGCGAACAAATGGCCCGGCTTTTCGATCTGGAGGAAAGCGGATATTTTTATACGCGGCTGCAAAATCCCACCAATGATTTCGTCGCTGCAAAGATCACCGAGTTGGAAGGTGGTGTTGCCGGCATGTTGACTTCATCGGGACAGGCTGCATCTTTTTATTCCGTATTTAATATCTGTGAAGCGGGCGATCATTTCATCAGTGCATCGGCCATTTACGGGGGAACTTTCAATTTATTTTCCGTAACCATGCAGAAACTGGGCATTGAAGTTACTTTTATCAACCAGGATGCCGATGAAGCGGAAATAGCCAAAGCTTTCCGGCCCAACACCAAACTGGTATTCGCCGAAACCATCGCTAATCCCGTACTGAAAGTACTGGATATTGAAAAATTCGCACGCATAGCGCATTCCCATCAGGTTCCCCTGATCATCGACAATACATTCGCTACCCCCATCAATTGCCGCCCTTTCGAGTTTGGCGCCGATATCGTGATCCATTCTACCACAAAATATATGGATGGCCACGCTACCAGTGTGGGAGGATGTATTATTGACAGCGGTAACTTCGACTGGGAAGCACATAAAGATAAATATCCCGGTTTAACCGAGCCGGATCCGTCTTATCACGGACTGGCTTATAGTAAAGCTTTCGGAAAAGGAGCCTATATCACAAAAGCAACCAGCCAGTTAATGCGTGACCTTGGATCTATCCAGTCTCCACAAAATGCTTTCTTATTGAACCTGGGATTGGAAACATTGCATTTACGGGTTCCACGGCACTGTGAAAACGCACAAAAAGTGGCTGAATTCCTGGAAAAGAACGATCAGGTGGCCTGGGTGAATTATAGCGGGTTACCATCCAACAAATATCATGAGTTGGCTCAAAAACAATTCCGTAACGGACAATCATGCGGGGTAGTTACTTTTGGGCTGAAAGGTGGCCGGGATGTTTCCATTCGTTTTATGGACCATCTTAAACTGGCTGCTATTGTAACGCACGTGGCAGATGCCCGTACCTGTGTACTGCATCCGGCCAGCCATACCCACAGGCAATTGTCCGATGAACAGCTGATAGCAGCCGGAGTGCAACCGGATCTGATCCGATTTTCAGTCGGCATAGAAAATGCCGATGATATCATCGCAGATATTGAACAGGCATTAAGTCACTGA
- a CDS encoding Gfo/Idh/MocA family oxidoreductase: MKNNKKPNEKGLSRRSFLSNATLLGAGGVLGTGSLLHSCSGTDNNKITPLRPLSEIYIPDLPDKAIDGKPIKAALIGCGSRGTGAAVNFLNAGNDVSIVACADLFKDKVDSCRKILKEKNNNEVADDMCFTGFEAYKKACELPVDVILIATPNLFHPYHLKYAVDQGKHVFVEKPACVDTAGYKTFLVAVKQAQSKGQSVLTGTQYHHDRPFVESYQKIQEGYIGQIVSGSVFYNTTPLTPVTRQPGWTDMEYMIRDFFSWNWLCGDMILDQLIHWIDVFVWFSHLKPSKVIATGSRIFRTAGDIYDNFGINFEFEGGVTVSGICRQMYNCDNYRGAVIQGTKGSWDSKDFTIRDLNGNEIWKYDAAAAKEKYKTHDMYTLEHVDFISNIRKGKLMNNAETTAISSIAAIMARESAYTGKTITWDQINASTMNLMPEKLALENVDMSKYNVIPLPGQK; encoded by the coding sequence ATGAAAAATAACAAAAAACCAAATGAGAAAGGATTGAGCCGTCGTTCCTTTCTATCGAATGCCACTCTGCTTGGTGCCGGTGGGGTATTGGGGACAGGTTCTTTATTACATTCCTGTTCAGGAACTGATAATAATAAAATTACTCCCCTTCGTCCGTTGAGTGAAATATACATTCCTGATCTACCCGATAAGGCCATTGATGGCAAACCAATAAAAGCGGCTTTAATTGGCTGCGGTTCAAGGGGAACAGGAGCAGCTGTCAATTTTTTAAATGCCGGAAATGACGTTTCCATTGTGGCATGTGCCGACTTATTCAAAGATAAAGTAGATAGTTGCCGCAAAATATTGAAAGAAAAGAACAATAATGAAGTAGCCGATGACATGTGCTTTACCGGTTTTGAGGCATATAAAAAAGCCTGCGAATTACCGGTAGATGTTATTCTGATCGCTACACCGAATTTATTCCACCCGTATCACCTTAAATATGCAGTGGATCAGGGGAAACACGTTTTCGTCGAAAAACCGGCTTGTGTTGATACCGCAGGATACAAAACATTTCTGGTAGCAGTCAAACAGGCTCAATCAAAAGGACAAAGCGTCCTCACAGGAACCCAATATCATCACGACCGTCCGTTTGTAGAATCATACCAGAAGATCCAGGAAGGATATATAGGACAGATTGTTTCCGGAAGTGTTTTTTACAACACGACACCGCTGACTCCTGTTACGCGTCAACCGGGCTGGACGGACATGGAATATATGATCCGGGATTTCTTCAGTTGGAACTGGCTTTGTGGTGATATGATCCTTGACCAGCTGATCCATTGGATCGACGTTTTCGTTTGGTTCTCCCATCTGAAACCATCGAAAGTAATTGCTACCGGATCAAGGATTTTCCGTACGGCAGGTGATATTTATGATAATTTTGGAATTAATTTTGAGTTCGAAGGTGGTGTTACAGTCAGTGGTATCTGCCGGCAAATGTATAATTGTGACAATTACCGGGGAGCTGTTATCCAGGGGACAAAAGGATCATGGGACAGTAAAGATTTCACCATCCGTGACCTGAATGGCAACGAGATATGGAAGTATGATGCCGCAGCCGCAAAAGAGAAATACAAGACCCATGACATGTATACCCTCGAACATGTTGATTTTATCAGCAATATCCGCAAAGGAAAGTTGATGAACAATGCTGAAACGACAGCGATCTCTTCCATTGCTGCCATTATGGCCCGGGAATCGGCTTACACCGGAAAAACAATCACCTGGGACCAGATCAATGCTTCCACCATGAACCTGATGCCTGAAAAACTGGCATTGGAAAATGTGGACATGTCTAAATACAACGTGATCCCTCTTCCGGGACAAAAATAA
- a CDS encoding ABC transporter permease yields the protein MHPFRVIVAKEISDHIRSWRFIILAAIIILTCMGSLYTALTNIGNAIKDDPEGSFFFLKLFTASDGTLPSFFIFISFLGPLLGISLGFDAINTEQNKGTLSRILAQPIHRDYLINAKFVAALLVISVMFFALGFLVMGFGLIATGILPTAEEFIRIVFFLLLSICYVAFWLNLSIFFSVRFRQAATAALASLAIWLFFTIFYEMIVSLIAKSIAPSEMAPVQYLVNYQNFILNLLRVAPGQLFNDASITLLMPSVRSLGPLTMEQTYASIPNPLPVGQSLLIVWPQLTGLIAATILCFGLSYASFMRREIRSR from the coding sequence ATGCATCCCTTTCGCGTCATCGTTGCAAAAGAAATTTCAGACCATATCAGGAGCTGGCGTTTTATTATACTGGCAGCTATTATTATTCTGACATGTATGGGTTCGTTGTATACTGCTTTAACAAATATTGGAAATGCGATCAAAGATGATCCTGAAGGATCTTTCTTCTTTCTTAAACTGTTTACGGCTTCCGACGGAACATTGCCTTCTTTTTTCATTTTTATCAGCTTTCTTGGACCTTTATTAGGGATTAGTTTGGGCTTTGATGCCATCAATACCGAGCAGAACAAAGGGACACTCAGCAGGATATTGGCTCAGCCAATTCATCGTGACTATCTCATCAATGCCAAGTTTGTGGCTGCATTATTGGTAATCAGTGTCATGTTTTTTGCACTTGGTTTCCTGGTGATGGGGTTTGGATTAATTGCAACAGGTATTTTACCTACGGCTGAAGAGTTCATACGTATTGTCTTTTTTCTTTTACTGAGTATCTGCTATGTAGCTTTTTGGTTGAATTTATCCATATTTTTTTCTGTGCGTTTCAGGCAAGCCGCCACGGCAGCTTTGGCTAGCCTTGCGATATGGTTATTTTTCACTATATTCTATGAAATGATTGTTAGTCTGATCGCAAAATCGATTGCACCATCTGAAATGGCTCCCGTACAATACCTGGTCAATTATCAGAATTTTATTCTGAATCTTTTACGTGTGGCTCCCGGACAACTCTTTAATGATGCTTCCATTACTTTACTCATGCCTTCAGTACGAAGTCTTGGTCCGTTAACTATGGAGCAAACCTATGCTTCCATACCCAATCCCCTGCCTGTCGGACAAAGTTTGTTGATTGTTTGGCCGCAGCTGACGGGATTAATCGCAGCTACCATATTATGCTTCGGCTTATCTTATGCCTCATTCATGAGAAGGGAAATCCGCTCGAGGTAG
- the clpB gene encoding ATP-dependent chaperone ClpB gives MNLNQFTIKAQESVQNAFQIAQQNGNQAVETGHLIKSLFDESEDVIGFLLKKINVNVSRVQDVINSIVTSYPKVSGGEPYLSKDAAKALQKAISLSKDAGDQFVSIEYILAGLLDVGDQVTQVLKDNGVSQKELKKAIEELRKGEKVTSQTAEQTFDSLNRYAINLNDRARNGKLDPVIGRDEEIRRVLQILSRRTKNNPILVGEPGVGKTAIAEGLAHRIVNGDVPENLKSKQVYSLDMGALVAGAKYKGEFEERLKAVVKEVIASEGDVVLFIDEIHTLVGAGRGDGAMDAANILKPALARGELRAVGATTLDEYQKYFEKDKALERRFQIVMIDEPDTLSAISILRGIKDRYETHHQVRIRDEAIISSVELSQRYISDRFLPDKAIDLMDEAASKLRLEMNSVPEEIDLLDRRIQQLEIEREAIKREGNEPKIKQLSEEIANLSEERNELRAKWQSERKIIEKIQTLKNEIENYKVEAQQAERSGDYGKVAEIRYGKIKDAEAEMEKMNQELQDQQADSALIKEEVTSDDIAEVVARWTGIPVSRMLQSEREKLLTLEDELHHRVVGQDEAIAVISDAVRRNRAGLSDPKRPIGSFIFLGTTGVGKTELARALAEFLFNDENMMTRIDMSEYQERHSVSRLVGAPPGYVGYDEGGQLTEAVRHKPYSVVLLDEIEKAHPDVFNILLQVLDDGRLTDNKGRTVNFKNTIIIMTSNIGSHLIMEKMDGLNDKNREKVLEQTRIEVMDLLKQTIRPEFINRVDEIVVFKPLHQDEIKQVVMLQVENLKKMVKLQGIELKVTESAIEWLSAAGYDPQFGARPVKRVIQKNILNELSKRILSGSVMVDKPIIVDVEKGDLIFEN, from the coding sequence ATGAATCTGAATCAATTTACCATAAAGGCGCAGGAATCTGTCCAAAATGCGTTTCAGATAGCGCAACAAAATGGCAATCAGGCGGTAGAAACAGGGCACCTGATAAAATCTTTGTTTGACGAAAGTGAAGATGTTATAGGATTCCTACTGAAAAAAATCAATGTGAATGTCAGTCGGGTCCAGGATGTGATCAACAGTATTGTGACATCCTATCCGAAGGTATCCGGAGGAGAACCATATTTATCAAAGGATGCCGCCAAGGCATTACAAAAAGCGATTTCACTATCCAAGGATGCCGGAGATCAGTTCGTCTCCATAGAATATATTCTTGCCGGCTTATTGGATGTTGGGGACCAGGTTACACAGGTTCTAAAAGATAACGGGGTCTCACAAAAGGAGTTGAAAAAAGCCATTGAGGAATTGCGTAAAGGTGAAAAAGTAACCAGCCAGACTGCCGAACAGACCTTTGATTCCCTGAACCGGTATGCCATCAACTTAAATGACCGTGCAAGAAACGGGAAACTGGATCCGGTGATCGGCCGGGATGAAGAAATACGACGGGTATTGCAGATACTGTCGCGCCGGACCAAAAATAATCCCATACTTGTGGGTGAGCCTGGTGTAGGAAAGACAGCTATTGCAGAAGGACTGGCACATCGTATCGTGAACGGGGATGTTCCTGAAAACCTGAAAAGCAAACAGGTGTATTCCTTGGATATGGGTGCTTTAGTTGCCGGCGCAAAATACAAAGGTGAATTTGAAGAACGACTCAAAGCAGTGGTCAAGGAAGTGATTGCTTCCGAAGGAGACGTGGTCCTTTTTATTGATGAGATACATACCTTAGTAGGTGCAGGTCGTGGAGACGGGGCTATGGATGCCGCCAACATTTTGAAACCGGCACTGGCACGTGGTGAACTTCGTGCGGTCGGGGCAACTACTTTGGACGAATACCAGAAATATTTTGAAAAGGATAAAGCATTGGAAAGGCGCTTCCAAATCGTTATGATTGACGAACCGGATACTTTAAGTGCGATTTCCATATTACGCGGTATTAAAGACCGGTATGAGACACATCACCAAGTACGTATCCGTGATGAAGCCATTATCTCTTCAGTTGAATTATCACAGCGTTATATATCAGACCGCTTCCTGCCGGATAAAGCCATTGACCTGATGGATGAAGCAGCTTCCAAGTTACGCCTTGAAATGAATTCCGTACCTGAAGAAATTGATCTGCTCGACCGCCGGATCCAACAACTGGAAATCGAACGGGAAGCCATCAAACGGGAAGGAAATGAACCTAAAATAAAACAATTATCCGAGGAAATTGCCAACCTCTCGGAAGAACGTAATGAGTTACGTGCCAAATGGCAAAGTGAGCGTAAAATCATAGAAAAGATACAGACCCTTAAAAATGAAATAGAAAATTATAAGGTCGAGGCACAGCAGGCTGAAAGAAGTGGCGATTACGGAAAAGTGGCGGAGATCCGTTATGGAAAAATAAAGGACGCCGAAGCGGAAATGGAGAAAATGAACCAGGAACTTCAGGATCAACAGGCTGACTCCGCATTAATTAAGGAAGAAGTGACTTCGGATGATATCGCAGAAGTGGTTGCCCGATGGACAGGTATACCTGTTTCCCGCATGTTGCAAAGTGAAAGAGAAAAATTATTGACTCTTGAAGATGAGTTACATCACCGGGTTGTTGGACAGGATGAGGCTATTGCGGTAATTTCGGATGCTGTTCGACGAAACAGGGCCGGACTGTCGGATCCTAAACGTCCGATCGGATCATTTATTTTCCTAGGTACTACCGGTGTCGGAAAAACAGAATTAGCAAGGGCATTGGCCGAATTTCTTTTTAATGACGAAAATATGATGACGCGTATCGATATGTCTGAATATCAGGAGCGTCATTCGGTATCGCGTTTGGTAGGTGCCCCTCCCGGCTATGTAGGTTATGATGAGGGAGGACAGTTAACCGAAGCCGTGCGTCACAAACCGTATTCGGTGGTATTGCTGGATGAAATTGAAAAAGCACACCCGGATGTATTCAATATCCTGCTTCAGGTATTGGACGATGGCCGTCTGACAGATAACAAAGGGCGCACGGTCAATTTTAAAAATACCATCATCATTATGACTTCCAATATCGGGTCGCATCTGATCATGGAAAAAATGGACGGATTGAATGATAAAAACCGGGAAAAAGTACTGGAACAAACACGGATTGAGGTAATGGATTTATTGAAACAAACGATCCGCCCTGAATTCATCAACCGGGTAGACGAGATCGTTGTTTTCAAACCGCTTCATCAGGATGAGATCAAGCAGGTAGTGATGTTGCAGGTGGAAAATCTCAAAAAGATGGTCAAACTACAGGGAATTGAATTAAAGGTAACCGAAAGCGCTATTGAATGGCTATCTGCGGCCGGATATGACCCGCAATTCGGTGCACGTCCTGTAAAACGGGTAATTCAGAAGAATATCCTGAATGAATTGTCCAAACGCATCCTTTCCGGCAGTGTAATGGTTGACAAACCCATCATTGTAGATGTGGAAAAAGGTGATCTGATTTTTGAAAATTAG
- a CDS encoding arylsulfatase, with translation MNHISLKYWGVSLLGLSSLVQAAERPNIIIILADDMGYSDLGCYGGEVETPNLDRLAENGLRYRQFYNAARSCPTRASLLTGLYPHQAGMGWMAAADLQRPAYQGYLNDKCVTIAEVLSGSGYRTYMSGKWHVSSDRKNNGGIKDIWPNQRGFDRFYGIVGGAANYFKMIYNNDNERYPSPDDGSFYFTHAISDSAVAFIDHHNYQDPLFLYLAYTSPHWPLHALQEDIDKYVDRYKKGWDRLREERFQRQKAMGLFGSGVVMSPRDEAVPAWDELSETQQHEFVMRMAIYAAQVDAMDQGIGKVVQQLESEGQLDNTIIMFLSDNGACAEFISSGKRKDVDGKEDTYESYRINWANLSSTPYKEYKHHTNEGGIATPLVVHYPKGIKKKLNNGFVDEYGHLIDIMATCVDLGKARYPQKYDGKDITPMQGVSLVPNFSGKRTNRKLTFWEHEANIAVRDGKWKLVTKTLEGDPFDESGIHLYDMSVDPTEMNDLAGQYPGKKEELYGKWKNWAEEIGVFPLDTRTYGERQRAYKRDCINGEFDDHFGDWEITNRPDAKADFTIDTIHTISGTKTARIDIREQGERPASASLKWVFNAGNKLKASVSFKAMAKNETDVYFRLEKVQDVTVKPIDQKVTIGTGISDYEFNHVFLPGNGNYQLVFYVGNSDGTIWIDDVKLLVEN, from the coding sequence ATGAATCATATTTCATTAAAATACTGGGGAGTTTCATTACTTGGTTTATCATCTCTGGTTCAGGCTGCCGAACGCCCCAACATCATTATTATCCTGGCCGATGATATGGGATATTCCGATTTAGGATGTTATGGAGGAGAAGTAGAGACGCCTAACCTCGACCGTTTGGCAGAAAATGGATTGCGTTATCGTCAATTTTACAATGCAGCAAGAAGTTGTCCGACACGGGCATCTTTATTGACAGGACTTTATCCGCATCAGGCAGGTATGGGCTGGATGGCTGCGGCAGATCTTCAAAGGCCCGCTTATCAGGGATACCTCAATGACAAATGTGTTACCATAGCTGAAGTCTTGAGTGGATCGGGGTATCGGACTTATATGAGCGGGAAGTGGCATGTGAGCAGTGACAGGAAGAACAATGGCGGGATAAAGGATATTTGGCCTAATCAACGTGGCTTCGACAGGTTTTACGGGATTGTCGGCGGAGCAGCTAATTATTTTAAAATGATTTATAACAACGACAATGAAAGATACCCTTCACCTGATGACGGAAGTTTTTATTTTACCCATGCAATAAGCGACAGTGCAGTAGCATTCATCGACCATCATAATTATCAGGATCCGCTTTTCCTATATCTGGCATATACTTCTCCGCATTGGCCATTACATGCCTTACAGGAAGATATTGACAAATATGTTGATCGTTATAAAAAAGGTTGGGACAGACTTCGGGAGGAACGCTTTCAAAGGCAGAAAGCAATGGGATTATTCGGCAGCGGAGTGGTGATGTCTCCCCGCGATGAAGCCGTTCCTGCATGGGATGAGTTATCAGAAACCCAACAACATGAATTCGTAATGCGGATGGCTATTTATGCCGCACAGGTCGATGCAATGGACCAGGGTATCGGAAAGGTGGTGCAGCAACTGGAAAGTGAAGGTCAGTTGGATAATACTATCATCATGTTCCTTAGTGATAATGGCGCCTGTGCTGAGTTCATCAGCAGTGGAAAGAGGAAAGATGTGGATGGGAAAGAAGATACCTATGAAAGCTACCGGATCAATTGGGCCAATTTAAGCAGTACGCCTTACAAGGAATATAAGCATCACACCAATGAAGGCGGGATTGCTACTCCGTTGGTCGTTCATTATCCCAAAGGGATTAAAAAGAAATTAAACAACGGATTTGTTGATGAGTACGGTCATCTTATCGATATTATGGCTACTTGCGTTGATTTGGGAAAAGCCAGGTATCCTCAGAAATATGATGGTAAAGATATTACTCCGATGCAGGGGGTCAGTCTTGTCCCTAATTTCTCAGGTAAAAGAACCAACAGGAAACTTACTTTTTGGGAGCATGAGGCCAATATTGCCGTAAGGGACGGGAAATGGAAACTAGTGACGAAAACCTTGGAGGGCGATCCTTTTGATGAATCTGGTATTCATTTATATGACATGAGTGTAGACCCGACTGAAATGAATGATCTTGCAGGGCAGTATCCGGGGAAGAAAGAAGAGTTATATGGAAAATGGAAAAACTGGGCTGAAGAAATTGGCGTGTTTCCCCTGGATACACGTACATATGGTGAACGTCAACGCGCCTACAAGCGTGATTGTATAAATGGAGAATTTGATGATCATTTCGGAGATTGGGAGATCACAAATCGTCCCGATGCCAAAGCGGATTTTACTATTGATACCATCCATACGATTTCAGGAACTAAAACGGCCAGGATCGATATAAGAGAACAGGGAGAAAGACCTGCTTCCGCGTCGCTGAAATGGGTGTTCAATGCGGGAAATAAACTTAAGGCCTCTGTTAGTTTTAAAGCTATGGCAAAAAATGAAACAGATGTGTATTTCCGGTTGGAAAAAGTCCAGGATGTTACGGTAAAACCTATCGATCAAAAAGTAACCATTGGAACAGGTATTTCCGATTATGAATTTAATCATGTTTTCCTGCCGGGGAACGGGAATTATCAGTTGGTATTTTATGTGGGTAACTCAGATGGAACCATCTGGATCGATGATGTAAAACTTTTGGTGGAAAATTAA